A genomic segment from Nicotiana tabacum cultivar K326 chromosome 7, ASM71507v2, whole genome shotgun sequence encodes:
- the LOC107760400 gene encoding F-box/LRR-repeat protein 3-like, which produces MDSARLLCLLNEDLLIRILSFLTYDSDRKAFRLVCKAFYRVDSLHRTHLKILRPEFITTLLSKFPNIYSLDLSICPQIDDSAVSMLLPVGYDWSRRLKRLVLSRCTGLRSAGLELLVKSCPFLDSIDVSYCCDFGDREAAALSICGGSLRDLKMDRCLGVTDVGLAKIAIGCQCLEILSLKWCLEITDLGIDLLSKKCTQLKHLDISYLKVTSGSLRSISSMKKLEFFAMVGCGAVDDEGLHYLGNGCLSLQALDISRCDRLSSSALAFLIKGHPSMLQIHASYSFSEFPTKVIQELKDLKNLKTLILDGAPVSESFFKIINFSCKYLVEIGLGKCKGVTDMGIFQLVLGGVNLEVLNLTCCSDLTDNAISAITDSCRSVLCLKLECCNSLTEKSLYRLGLHCSLLEELDLTDCVGVNDAGLHYLSKCTKLVCLKLGLCTNITDKGLYYIA; this is translated from the exons ATGGATTCTGCTCGTTTACTTTGTCTTCTCAATGAGGATCTACTTATCCGTATTCTATCCTTCCTTACCTATGATTCCGACCGAAAAGCTTTCCGTTTGGTATGTAAAGCATTCTACCGAGTTGACTCCCTCCACCGAACCCATCTTAAGATCCTTCGTCCGGAGTTCATCACAACACTTCTCTCCAAATTCCCAAATATTTACTCCCTTGACCTCTCCATCTGCCCCCAAATCGATGACTCTGCTGTTTCCATGCTGCTGCCCGTGGGTTATGATTGGAGTAGGAGGCTCAAACGACTGGTGCTGAGTCGGTGCACCGGGCTGAGATCAGCTGGATTGGAACTGCTTGTGAAGTCGTGTCCTTTTTTGGATTCTATTGATGTGTCTTACTGCTGTGATTTTGGTGATAGGGAAGCTGCGGCTTTATCTATTTGTGGTGGGTCTTTAAGGGATTTAAAAATGGACAGGTGCTTGGGTGTTACTGATGTTGGTTTGGCTAAAATTGCAATTGGATGTCAATGCCTTGAGATACTTAGCTTGAAATGGTGTCTTGAAATTACTGATCTTGGGATTGATCTTTTGTCCAAGAAATGTACACAACTCAAGCACCTCGACATTTCATATTTAAAG GTTACTAGCGGGTCGCTGCGTTCTATAAGCAGTATGAAAAAGTTGGAGTTTTTCGCTATGGTTGGGTGCGGCGCTGTGGACGATGAAGGACTGCATTATCTTGGAAATGGGTGTCTTTCGCTTCAG GCACTGGATATATCAAGGTGTGACAGACTAAGCTCATCCGCGCTAGCTTTCTTGATCAAAGGACATCCCTCGATGCTACAAATCCACGCTAGTTACTCTTTCAGT GAGTTTCCTACTAAAGTCATCCAAGAGCTGAAGGACCTAAAGAATCTGAAAACGCTCATACTTGATGGAGCACCAGTTTCTGAATCATTCTTCAAGATCATTAATTTCAGTTGCAAGTATTTGGTTGAAATAGGGTTAGGCAAATGCAAAGGAGTGACTGACATGGGCATTTTCCAGCTGGTATTAGGGGGTGTTAATTTAGAAGTCTTGAATCTCACATGCTGTAGCGATCTTACAGATAATGCAATATCAGCTATCACAGATTCTTGCCGGAGTGTTTTGTGCCTCAAGTTGGAGTGCTGCAACTCGCTGACAGAGAAGAGCCTGTATCGCCTTGGATTGCATTGTTCCTTACTTGAGGAGCTTGATCTTACTGATTGTGTTGGAGTCAATGACGCTG GACTGCATTACCTGTCTAAATGTACAAAGCTTGTATGTCTAAAGTTGGGATTATGTACTAACATTACAGACAAGGGCCTGTACTATATCGCTTGA